In one Drosophila gunungcola strain Sukarami chromosome 2R unlocalized genomic scaffold, Dgunungcola_SK_2 000004F, whole genome shotgun sequence genomic region, the following are encoded:
- the LOC128254436 gene encoding uncharacterized protein LOC128254436 isoform X2, giving the protein MSSSTPGSEGALATPSPSPLAKMDVDFTGSKYEMHATLSDEERRFYLKMYPNVDLVNQRKVHCTVCKLHLGTAPGFENSIKMHPILRVTHCVKCHDFYNSGEFSKGEDGSELYCRWCGQGGEVYCCSTCPYVFCKSCIVKNLSKGVIVDIEQNEHWNCFSCTSKILWPLRAQHWALVNYLQTQKRALQSLQLPESEMRRQLFKDSSNCCRLAKSKASSLSDSMESLESNVSRRSQGSAAGSTKRASLQKAVPSAPPAKRPKSSNDEVVCTPDLLSMLEPDCQLSVTPKPASRQSVPAASVTTTTPRIVTVQQNYQPSPSSSSNSSTSNGGGPTTMVTPRSSLPPPLVLSGSGIRYRQNAPGTSSNVVRRTVVPNSVKTPGPVFHTISGFRVDLNSAAQQDSYRLPNGRLIQVKRQLPQANQPSPPPPPPPMALPPQAAGVVIRPRPPLAANRPALHISTYGSNMGIYNPQTNQQQRAPHVRVANASQVPPPTLQGPAPSANGGQTLMITPVPPPPPKVPTLVRHNFPNTPMGTARAQLQEQIFSAMDICTHLTGKVVSLTHSNAYNQVRNYMELKELYIHMSYLMTYAIGRFKNLQEKCLVDMREKGFKNDANSLENGQLAAAVDYVCYGQLDDVDLFNTGCNSFHNQVYEYRKSLHANLKDGEDCDPLPPLMALGVRAEGDPIDEPEEQEIDAEQQQQQQQEEEAGNEKDKEVEDFDYDEPDDLDDDLDDDDLDNEECGELGTEESMNRNEQAHAYDRKLTRLLREYPSLWCTRHPDYGKKEVTNKQWRVIASHFPRGDDIKLRWKNVRKRYVRIERRLKQGKRFKGYFDKATNYLENRDRPRSEWLAVDCGEDDGDGFERKHLDVIENTIENKAPKMIAMGKLKPKVGTRVPVRPLEVRAIDQRIITFAKSHPVLWRKSADPEFNSIDEQTRKSLWQNFWKSAPNYAYEYLVERWQQMYEMYKSFRLKSIKDKGIFANLELKYSKYLASLYFLYKIDEQDLRDEFEPLQDCVPNGADSSGKLKDMPDDKQFSQQLVLAMRAYPTLWNPRHVDYGDVAARERLWPEVARRLPRFKRDAQACKRRWQMAKFAYECYCREMERNPRVNERKLQKLRSNFPLEEMRFLNI; this is encoded by the exons ATGAGCAGCAGTACTCCGGGCAGCGAAGGTGCCCTGGCGACGCCTTCGCCATCGCCGCTGGCCAAAATGGATGTGGATTTTACTG GTTCCAAATACGAGATGCACGCCACGCTGTCAGATGAGGAACGCCGGTTCTACCTGAAGATGTACCCCAATGTGGATCTGGTCAACCAGCGGAAGGTGCACTGCACCGTGTGCAAACTGCACCTGGGCACGGCACCCGGCTTCGAGAACAGCATCAAAATGCATCCCATCCTGCGGGTGACGCACTGCGTCAAGTGCCACGACTTCTACAACAGCGGCGAGTTCTCCAAGGGCGAGGACGGCTCAGAGCTCTACTGCCGCTGGTGCGGCCAGGGCGGCGAGGTCTACTGCTGCTCCACCTGCCCCTACGTCTTCTGCAAGTCCTGCATCGTGAAGAACCTCTCCAAGGGCGTCATCGTGGACATCGAGCAGAACGAGCACTGGAACTGCTTCAGCTGCACCTCCAAGATCCTCTGGCCACTGCGTGCCCAGCACTGGGCGCTGGTCAACTACCTCCAGACGCAAAAGAG AGCCCTCCAGAGTTTGCAGCTGCCCGAGTCAGAGATGCGCCGCCAATTGTTCAAGGACAGCAGCAACTGCTGCCGCCTGGCCAAGTCCAAGGCCAGCAGCCTGTCCGACTCCATGGAGAGCCTGGAGTCGAATGTGTCCAGGCGCAGCCAAGGCAGCGCTGCCGGCTCGACCAAACGAGCATCCCTGCAGAAGGCCGTTCCTTCGGCTCCGCCGGCCAAACGGCCGAAATCCTCGAATGACGAGGTGGTCTGCACACCGGATCTACTGAGTATGCTGGAACCGGACTGCCAGCTCTCTGTGACCCCCAAGCCGGCTAGTCGTCAGTCGGTGCCAGCGGCCAGTGTCACAACTACAACTCCCAGGATTGTGACCGTCCAGCAGAACTACCAACCCTCTCCAAgttccagcagcaacagcagcaccagcaatgGAGGTGGCCCCACCACGATGGTTACGCCGCGGAGCAgcctgccgccgccgctggtGCTGAGTGGATCGGGGATTCGCTACCGCCAAAATGCCCCGGGCACATCCTCAAATGTGGTGCGGCGCACCGTGGTGCCCAACTCGGTGAAGACGCCCGGTCCGGTCTTCCACACCATCAGCGGATTCCGGGTGGACTTGAACAGTGCTGCACAACAGGATTCCTACCGCCTGCCCAACGGTCGATTGATTCAGGTGAAGCGCCAGTTGCCGCAAGCCAACCAACCGtcgccaccgcctcctccgccgcccATGGCCCTTCCTCCCCAGGCCGCCGGTGTGGTCATCCGGCCCAGGCCGCCGCTTGCCGCCAACAGGCCAGCGCTGCACATCAGCACCTATGGCAGCAACATGGGCATCTACAATCCGCAGACCAACCAGCAGCAGCGGGCTCCACATGTGCGTGTGGCGAACGCAAGTCAAGTGCCGCCCCCAACACTTCAAGGCCCAGCGCCAAGTGCCAATGGAGGCCAGACCCTCATGATTACCCCAGtaccgccgccaccgccgaaGGTTCCGACGCTGGTGCGGCACAACTTCCCCAACACACCGATGGGCACGGCGCGTGCCCAGCTGCAGGAGCAGATCTTCAGCGCCATGGACATCTGCACCCATCTCACCGGCAAAGTGGTCTCGCTCACCCACTCCAACGCCTACAACCAGGTGCGCAACTACATGGAGCTCAAGGAGCTGTACATCCACATGTCCTATCTGATGACCTACGCCATCGGGCGGTTCAAGAACCTGCAGGAGAAGTGTCTGGTGGACATGCGGGAGAAGGGTTTCAAGAACGACGCCAACAGTCTGGAGAACGGCCAGTTGGCTGCCG CCGTGGACTACGTTTGCTATGGCCAGCTGGATGACGTGGATCTCTTCAACACGGGCTGCAATAGCTTCCACAACCAGGTGTACGAGTATCGAAAGAGTCTGCATGCCAATTTGAAGGATGGCGAGGATTGCGACCCACTGCCTCCGCTGATGGCGCTGGGAGTTCGAGCCGAAGGGGATCCCATCGATGAGCCGGAGGAGCAGGAAATCGatgcagagcagcagcagcagcagcagcaggaggaggaagCCGGAAACGAAAAGGATAAGGAAGTGGAGGACTTCGACTACGATGAGCCGGACGATTTGGATGACGACTTGGACGACGATGACCTGGACAACGAGGAGTGCGGTGAACTGGGCACCGAGGAGAGCATGAATCGCAACGAACAGGCTCACGCCTACGATCGCAAGTTGACGCGCCTCCTGCGCGAGTATCCATCGTTGTGGTGCACCCGTCATCCGGACTACGGCAAAAAGGAGGTGACCAACAAGCAGTGGCGTGTGATTGCCTCTCACTTTCCGCGCGGCGACGACATCAAGCTGCGCTGGAAGAACGTCCGCAAGCGTTATGTGCGGATAGAAAGACGCCTGAAGCAGGGAAAGCGCTTCAAGGGCTACTTCGACAAGGCCACCAACTATCTGGAGAACAGGGATCGGCCGAGGAGCGAGTGGCTGGCTGTGGACTGCGGCGAGGATGATGGCGATGGCTTCGAGCGCAAGCACCTGGACGTCATCGAGAACACCATTGAAAACAAGGCGCCCAAAATGATCGCAATGGGAAAACTGAAACCAAAAGTTGGCACTCGAGTGCCAGTGCGTCCACTAGAGGTGCGTGCCATTGACCAGCGCATCATTACCTTTGCCAAAAGTCATCCGGTGCTGTGGCGCAAGTCCGCCGATCCCGAATTCAACAGTATTGACGAGCAGACCCGGAAGTCTCTGTGGCAGAACTTCTGGAAGTCAGCGCCCA ATTATGCCTATGAGTATTTGGTGGAGCGGTGGCAGCAAATGTACGAGATGTACAAGTCCTTTCGACTCAAGAGTATTAAAGACAAGGGCATCTTTGCGAATCTGGAGCTAAAGTACTCCAAGTACTTGGCCAGCTTGTATTTCCTGTACAAGATCGATGAGCAGGACTTGCGGGATGAGTTTGAGCCACTGCAGGATTGTGTGCCAAACGGAGCAGACTCCTCGGGAAAGCTAAAAGACATGCCCGACGACAAGCAGTTCTCGCAGCAACTGGTCCTGGCCATGCGTGCCTATCCCACGCTGTGGAATCCACGCCATGTGGACTACGGAGATGTGGCAGCCAGGGAGCGACTCTGGCCGGAGGTGGCCAGGCGATTGCCCCGGTTTAAGCGGGATGCCCAGGCCTGCAAGCGGCGCTGGCAGATGGCCAAGTTCGCCTACGAGTGCTACTGCCGCGAGATGGAGCGAAATCCGCGGGTCAACGAGCGGAAACTACAGAAGCTGCGCTCCAACTTTCCACTCGAGGAGATGCGATTCCTCAATATTTAG
- the LOC128254436 gene encoding xin actin-binding repeat-containing protein 2 isoform X1, giving the protein MSSSTPGSEGALATPSPSPLAKMDVDFTGSKYEMHATLSDEERRFYLKMYPNVDLVNQRKVHCTVCKLHLGTAPGFENSIKMHPILRVTHCVKCHDFYNSGEFSKGEDGSELYCRWCGQGGEVYCCSTCPYVFCKSCIVKNLSKGVIVDIEQNEHWNCFSCTSKILWPLRAQHWALVNYLQTQKRALQSLQLPESEMRRQLFKDSSNCCRLAKSKASSLSDSMESLESNVSRRSQGSAAGSTKRASLQKAVPSAPPAKRPKSSNDEVVCTPDLLSMLEPDCQLSVTPKPASRQSVPAASVTTTTPRIVTVQQNYQPSPSSSSNSSTSNGGGPTTMVTPRSSLPPPLVLSGSGIRYRQNAPGTSSNVVRRTVVPNSVKTPGPVFHTISGFRVDLNSAAQQDSYRLPNGRLIQVKRQLPQANQPSPPPPPPPMALPPQAAGVVIRPRPPLAANRPALHISTYGSNMGIYNPQTNQQQRAPHVRVANASQVPPPTLQGPAPSANGGQTLMITPVPPPPPKVPTLVRHNFPNTPMGTARAQLQEQIFSAMDICTHLTGKVVSLTHSNAYNQVRNYMELKELYIHMSYLMTYAIGRFKNLQEKCLVDMREKGFKNDANSLENGQLAAEKQASDDEDNEIEIVEPKTDTITIDSDNEDDTPSTSTQQPQQEAIMKITSVTSAAPKRELPQKENQVDIDVAAFSSTILASLLEVEINDGANEPKSVSPGQKKQPRKKTTNKPNPALLQLERQRMEEFKKCDAKLKMKAVVKLRRAEDQFEVARKWVEDCRKREQKLAAEKKGSSVEKDGQSEEPDSAKEQTEEKLKNKEKIGEILKAAIKAKIGEKDKKTAEEKEAQEKNVKEKENKLAKEKTEKEKLAKEKKLKEKLASKEIEKKKISEEERVKQDEKIKTKIADKEKELTKENIVKEVKQDKSKKVSKKDEESDSKKVSEKKKADDSTEMEAESEIVSETEQSDPKELDGDSEKVAENEPSDETEMEVESTIVSDKEMVNQNEKKNKPETITNKNNINQKTISDKKDTKPSEETATMGKDKNKILEEEASETSKVEKNSGKEHKSEVSDKKDTKPSEKTGTIDKDKKKILKEKHSKTETSKVEKNSEKENETEQLTENIEMTEEAKKDALKDLEKDSIEGTQSEVEDILGEEKTLESELVDPAISNLDEVMDTCNENEEPSAAELIESMDVTELDETPKELLDCAIDEVIAMDGIELSAATEELMKALDSPSVLVSENANEDETDLDANDLIENLPLETTQPPEILLKDDESETSGRSDPPTKTDESESPLAGSAENGDPAIEASECPVDAAQDEPATAQIVG; this is encoded by the exons ATGAGCAGCAGTACTCCGGGCAGCGAAGGTGCCCTGGCGACGCCTTCGCCATCGCCGCTGGCCAAAATGGATGTGGATTTTACTG GTTCCAAATACGAGATGCACGCCACGCTGTCAGATGAGGAACGCCGGTTCTACCTGAAGATGTACCCCAATGTGGATCTGGTCAACCAGCGGAAGGTGCACTGCACCGTGTGCAAACTGCACCTGGGCACGGCACCCGGCTTCGAGAACAGCATCAAAATGCATCCCATCCTGCGGGTGACGCACTGCGTCAAGTGCCACGACTTCTACAACAGCGGCGAGTTCTCCAAGGGCGAGGACGGCTCAGAGCTCTACTGCCGCTGGTGCGGCCAGGGCGGCGAGGTCTACTGCTGCTCCACCTGCCCCTACGTCTTCTGCAAGTCCTGCATCGTGAAGAACCTCTCCAAGGGCGTCATCGTGGACATCGAGCAGAACGAGCACTGGAACTGCTTCAGCTGCACCTCCAAGATCCTCTGGCCACTGCGTGCCCAGCACTGGGCGCTGGTCAACTACCTCCAGACGCAAAAGAG AGCCCTCCAGAGTTTGCAGCTGCCCGAGTCAGAGATGCGCCGCCAATTGTTCAAGGACAGCAGCAACTGCTGCCGCCTGGCCAAGTCCAAGGCCAGCAGCCTGTCCGACTCCATGGAGAGCCTGGAGTCGAATGTGTCCAGGCGCAGCCAAGGCAGCGCTGCCGGCTCGACCAAACGAGCATCCCTGCAGAAGGCCGTTCCTTCGGCTCCGCCGGCCAAACGGCCGAAATCCTCGAATGACGAGGTGGTCTGCACACCGGATCTACTGAGTATGCTGGAACCGGACTGCCAGCTCTCTGTGACCCCCAAGCCGGCTAGTCGTCAGTCGGTGCCAGCGGCCAGTGTCACAACTACAACTCCCAGGATTGTGACCGTCCAGCAGAACTACCAACCCTCTCCAAgttccagcagcaacagcagcaccagcaatgGAGGTGGCCCCACCACGATGGTTACGCCGCGGAGCAgcctgccgccgccgctggtGCTGAGTGGATCGGGGATTCGCTACCGCCAAAATGCCCCGGGCACATCCTCAAATGTGGTGCGGCGCACCGTGGTGCCCAACTCGGTGAAGACGCCCGGTCCGGTCTTCCACACCATCAGCGGATTCCGGGTGGACTTGAACAGTGCTGCACAACAGGATTCCTACCGCCTGCCCAACGGTCGATTGATTCAGGTGAAGCGCCAGTTGCCGCAAGCCAACCAACCGtcgccaccgcctcctccgccgcccATGGCCCTTCCTCCCCAGGCCGCCGGTGTGGTCATCCGGCCCAGGCCGCCGCTTGCCGCCAACAGGCCAGCGCTGCACATCAGCACCTATGGCAGCAACATGGGCATCTACAATCCGCAGACCAACCAGCAGCAGCGGGCTCCACATGTGCGTGTGGCGAACGCAAGTCAAGTGCCGCCCCCAACACTTCAAGGCCCAGCGCCAAGTGCCAATGGAGGCCAGACCCTCATGATTACCCCAGtaccgccgccaccgccgaaGGTTCCGACGCTGGTGCGGCACAACTTCCCCAACACACCGATGGGCACGGCGCGTGCCCAGCTGCAGGAGCAGATCTTCAGCGCCATGGACATCTGCACCCATCTCACCGGCAAAGTGGTCTCGCTCACCCACTCCAACGCCTACAACCAGGTGCGCAACTACATGGAGCTCAAGGAGCTGTACATCCACATGTCCTATCTGATGACCTACGCCATCGGGCGGTTCAAGAACCTGCAGGAGAAGTGTCTGGTGGACATGCGGGAGAAGGGTTTCAAGAACGACGCCAACAGTCTGGAGAACGGCCAGTTGGCTGCCG aaaaacaagCCAGCGATGACGAGGATAATGAAATTGAGATTGTGGAGCCAAAAACGGACACCATTACCATTGATTCGGACAACGAGGATGATACGCCGTCGACCTCAACGCAACAACCTCAGCAGGAGGCTATCATGAAGATAACTTCCGTGACATCGGCGGCACCGAAAAGGGAGCTTCCGCAAAAGGAGAACCAGGTGGACATCGATGTGGCCGCCTTCAGCTCCACGATATTGGCCAGTCTGCTGGAAGTGGAGATCAACGATGGCGCCAACGAACCCAAGTCCGTTTCGCCGGGCCAAAAGAAGCAGCCGCGGAAGAAGACAACCAATAAACCAAATCCGGCACTTTTGCAGCTGGAACGCCAGCGCATGGAGGAGTTCAAGAAGTGTGATGCCAAGCTAAAAATGAAGGCTGTGGTCAAGTTGAGGCGGGCCGAGGACCAGTTCGAGGTGGCGCGAAAATGGGTGGAGGACTGCAGGAAACGGGAGCAGAAGTTGGCCGCCGAGAAGAAGGGTTCGAGTGTGGAAAAGGATGGGCAAAGCGAGGAGCCAGATTCAGCTAAGGAACAAACCGAGgaaaaactcaaaaacaaggaaaaaatCGGAGAAATATTAAAGGCggcaataaaagcaaaaataggAGAGAAAGATAAGAAAACTGCCGAAGAAAAAGAAGctcaagaaaaaaatgttaaagaaaaagaaaataagttagcgaaagaaaaaacagaaaaggaaaaattagcaaaagaaaaaaaattgaaggaAAAATTAGCCTCCAAAGaaatagaaaagaaaaaaatatctgaAGAAGAAAGGGTAAAACAAGACGAAAAGATAAAGACAAAAATTGCCGACAAAGAAAAGGAATTAACAAAGGAAAACATTGTAAAGGAAGTAAAGCAGGACAAATCTAAAAAGGTATCAAAAAAAGATGAAGAATCCGATTCCAAAAAAGTATCGGAAAAGAAAAAGGCTGATGATTCTACAGAAATGGAAGCAGAGTCCGAAATAGTTTCGGAAACGGAACAGTCTGATCCGAAAGAATTGGACGGGGATtccgaaaaagtagcagaaAACGAACCGAGTGATGAAACCGAAATGGAAGTCGAATCCACAATAGTTTCAGACAAAGAAATGGTTAATCagaatgaaaagaaaaacaaaccagaaaccattacaaataaaaataatattaatcaGAAAACTATTTCAGataaaaaagatacaaaaccAAGTGAAGAAACAGCTACAATGGGAAAGGATAAAAATAAGATTCTCGAAGAAGAAGCTTCTGAGACAAGCAAAGTGGAAAAGAATTCTGGGAAAGAACACAAATCAGAAGTATCAGataaaaaagatacaaaaccAAGTGAAAAAACAGGTACAATCGATAAGGATAAAAAGAAGATTCTCAAAGAAAAGCATTCTAAGACAGAAACAAGTAAAGTAGAAAAGAATTCAGAGAAAGAAAACGAAACAGAACAACTCACAGAAAATATAGAGATGACAGAAGAAGCGAAAAAGGATGCCCTTAAAGATTTAGAAAAAGATTCTATTGAAGGTACCCAATCAGAGGTGGAAGATATCCTAGGGGAAGAAAAAACTCTGGAGAGTGAACTGGTAGACCCAGCCATTTCGAACTTAGACGAAGTCATGGACACTTGCAACGAAAACGAAGAGCCTTCCGCAGCGGAACTCATTGAAAGCATGGACGTCACTGAACTGGACGAAACGCCCAAAGAACTGCTAGATTGCGCCATAGACGAGGTCATTGCCATGGATGGCATTGAACTAAGTGCAGCCACTGAGGAGCTGATGAAGGCTTTGGACAGTCCCAGCGTCCTGGTTTCTGAGAACGCCAATGAAGATGAGACTGATTTGGATGCCAACGATCTAATTGAAAATCTGCCTCTCGAAACCACGCAGCCACCAGAGATTCTCTTGAAAGACGATGAAAGCGAGACATCCGGTAGATCTGACCCGCCGACTAAGACTGATGAAAGTGAGTCACCTTTGGCTGGCTCAGCTGAAAATGGTGACCCCGCAATCGAAGCCAGTGAGTGCCCAGTCGATGCCGCACAAGATGAGCCCGCTACGGCGCAGATTGTTGGCTAG
- the LOC128254446 gene encoding beta-1,3-galactosyltransferase 1, producing MIKLTRLLRKFCILLPRIWRLRWYKLILAFICGLFLIMKYIKDHDRQTHLPDFKREKPLKVGDYLDQKKNTALIVPQNFCQSKSFLVIAVCSSLEHFAHRQIIRETWGNTREFNYKEFDKLHGHLEGIYLPIMPNRVELYAEYLSGVGKSLTAKVQVVFIVGRAKIESQRLIEKLTREANHYNDMIQENFVDSYHNLTLKSVMALKHISRSCSSTAAFLLKCDDDSFINVPNLLHFLLGGTIPLYRDTMDYHFQTTYKVRSPWNRFNASKGVMYGHKFCNMLVESDVRSPWYVPKYMFEGLQYPKYLSGTGYLLSMDVVLRLYEESLTTSLVHLEDVFVTGICAEKAGIQRRHHPLFNYVHWKPLCIFKGTISLHPVPGNQMLEAWNFVSNYNIKCLPPAKHSIKRQITRKSHC from the exons ATGATAAAACTCACGAGGCTCCTACGGAAATTCTGTATCCTACTGCCAAGGATATGGCGACTTCGCTGGTATAAATTAATCCTTGCTTTCATTTGTGGGCTGTTTCTCATCATGAAATACATAAAGGACCACGATAGACaga CTCATTTGCCCGATTTTAAACGCGAAAAGCCCCTGAAAGTTGGTGATTATCTGGACCAGAAGAAAAACACTGCACTAATAGTGCCCCAAAATTTCTGCCAAAGCAAAAGCTTCCTGGTCATAGCCGTTTGCTCCAGCCTGGAGCACTTTGCCCATAGGCAGATTATTCGGGAAACCTGGGGAAATACCAGGGAGTTTAACTATAAGGAATTTGACAAACTTCACGGTCACCTTGAGGGAATATATCTGCCTATAATGCCAAATCGGGTGGAGTTGTACGCCGAGTATCTGAGTGGTGTCGGCAAATCGCTGACCGCCAAGGTGCAGGTTGTATTCATTGTGGGACGAGCCAAGATCGAGTCCCAGCGGCTGATTGAAAAGCTAACTAGAGAGGCGAACCACTACAACGATATGATTCAGGAGAACTTTGTGGACAGTTACCACAACCTTACGCTTAAATCGGTGATGGCTCTGAAGCACATCAGTCGAAGTTGCTCGAGTACCGCCGCCTTTCTCCTCAAATGCGACGATGATAGCTTCATAAATGTGCCCAATCTGCTGCACTTTCTGCTAGGCGGTACAATCCCTCTTTATAGAGATACAATGGACTATCACTTTCAGACCACCTACAAAGTGAGGTCGCCATGGAATCGTTTCAATGCCAGCAAAGGAGTGATGTATGGCCACAAGTTCTGCAACATGTTGGTCGAGAGCGATGTGAGGAGTCCGTGGTATGTGCCAAAATACATGTTCGAGGGGTTGCAGTACCCAAAGTATCTCTCCGGTACTGGCTATCTGCTCTCCATGGACGTGGTGCTGCGGCTGTACGAGGAATCCCTGACCACATCGCTTGTGCATCTGGAGGACGTCTTCGTCACTGGCATCTGTGCCGAGAAGGCGGGAATCCAGCGGCGCCATCACCCACTCTTCAATTATGTCCACTGGAAGCCACTGTGCATCTTCAAGGGAACCATTTCACTGCATCCGGTGCCTGGCAATCAAATGTTGGAGGCCTGGAATTTTGTATCAAACTACAACATTAAATGTCTACCGCCAGCTAAACACTCTATCAAAAGGCAGATAACGAGGAAATCTCACTGTTAA
- the LOC128253841 gene encoding beta-1,3-galactosyltransferase 1 yields MRFTIFRKLKLFQRLRVQLPRIRRLLLRRYTDITAILLVFYLVYRIFCFQDPRKRNASLPGWGRETPRSIADYLDPTQDTALVAPRQFCRSKALLTIAVCSYVHHFERRRTIRKLWGNSTEFNYSSFVKLHGHLKGKYLDVLPERLKLYSEYLSGKGDSLEASIRIVFFLGRRNLASLQENEAVANEAEEYNDVIQENFMDTYNNLTIKAIMALKHISQNCVNTTAFVFKCDDDTFVNVPNLLHFLLGGTIPLNEVTANYHYLNTYRVTSSRNRLTARKEVMYGRQYCNVPPIANKFNKWYMPSYMFRGGVYPQYLCGSGYLLSIDVVPRLYKASLGTKMVHLEDLFVTGLCAEKAGIRRTNHPLFRSMYPFQCDEQCALKGSFTTHRAKDWIMWDAWHLVTNYSSKCPPPKKNFQWHLPEMQRC; encoded by the exons ATGCGTTTCACGATTTTTAGAAAGCTTAAGCTGTTTCAACGACTACGAGTACAACTGCCAAGAATTAGGCGGCTGCTGTTAAGAAGGTATACAGATATCACGGCTATCCTGCTTGTTTTTTATCTGGTCTATAGGATATTTTGTTTCCAGGATCCAAGGAAACGGAATG CTTCGCTGCCGGGTTGGGGCCGTGAAACGCCCAGGAGTATAGCCGATTACTTGGACCCGACTCAGGATACAGCGCTTGTAGCCCCGCGACAGTTTTGCCGGAGTAAGGCCCTCCTGACCATCGCAGTCTGCTCCTATGTGCATCACTTTGAACGGCGACGGACCATCCGCAAACTCTGGGGCAACTCCACCGAGTTCAACTACTCGTCCTTTGTAAAGCTTCATGGTCACCTCAAGGGCAAATACCTGGACGTCCTGCCAGAGCGTCTGAAGCTGTATTCGGAGTATCTAAGCGGCAAGGGTGACTCCTTGGAGGCCTCCATTCGAATTGTTTTCTTTCTCGGCCGCAGAAACTTGGCTTCCCTGCAGGAAAACGAAGCGGTTGCCAACGAGGCGGAAGAGTATAATGACGTGATCCAAGAGAACTTCATGGACACCTACAATAACCTCACCATTAAGGCCATAATGGCTCTAAAACACATCAGCCAGAATTGTGTGAACACGACAGCGTTCGTCTTCAAATGCGACGACGACACCTTTGTAAATGTGCCCAATTTGCTGCACTTTCTGCTGGGTGGAACTATTCCGCTGAACGAGGTCACCGCAAATTACCACTATCTCAACACCTATCGGGTGACCTCATCAAGGAACCGTTTGACGGCCCGGAAGGAGGTGATGTACGGACGCCAGTACTGCAATGTGCCACCAATAGCCAATAAGTTCAACAAATGGTATATGCCATCTTATATGTTCCGGGGCGGAGTGTATCCACAGTATTTGTGCGGATCCGGCTACTTGCTGTCCATCGATGTGGTGCCGCGCCTCTACAAGGCCTCTTTGGGCACGAAGATGGTGCACTTGGAGGACCTGTTCGTCACTGGACTGTGTGCGGAGAAGGCTGGCATCAGGCGGACCAATCACCCGCTCTTCAGGTCCATGTATCCGTTTCAGTGCGACGAGCAGTGCGCCCTCAAGGGAAGCTTCACCACGCACCGCGCCAAGGACTGGATCATGTGGGACGCCTGGCACCTGGTCACCAACTACAGCAGCAAATGTCCtccgccaaaaaaaaactttcagtGGCATTTGCCCGAGATGCAACGGTGTTAG